In a single window of the Dinghuibacter silviterrae genome:
- a CDS encoding RluA family pseudouridine synthase, with amino-acid sequence MMDSEDIVLDNGDASEELYVRRNIRVDKGQDLLRIDKFLMTRIEGATRNKLQQAIEAGLVLVNQQPVKPNYKVRPLDEIVLYSEESPESTEIIPEKLPLNIVYEDDHLMVLDKPAGMVVHPGCGNYSGTLVNGVAYYLREQQPDLTEMQLSRFGLVHRIDKNTSGLLVLAKNEKASAHLARQFFDHTVDRLYLALVWGDFAEDAGTIRAHVGRHQRFRKIMAAYPDGDYGKEAVTHFRVLERFHYVSLVECKLETGRTHQIRVHMQHTGHPLFNDDTYGGDRIVKGTVYTKYKQFVDNCFALCPRHALHARTLGFTHPFTGERLFFESPLPSDMGFVIEKWRSYAAHREA; translated from the coding sequence ATGATGGACAGCGAAGATATCGTGCTCGACAACGGGGATGCCTCCGAAGAGCTCTATGTCCGCCGGAATATCCGCGTGGACAAGGGGCAGGACCTCTTGCGCATCGACAAGTTCCTGATGACCAGGATCGAAGGCGCTACCCGGAACAAGCTCCAGCAGGCCATCGAAGCCGGGCTGGTGTTGGTCAACCAGCAGCCGGTCAAACCCAATTACAAGGTGAGGCCGCTGGACGAGATCGTCTTGTACTCGGAAGAAAGCCCCGAGTCCACCGAGATCATCCCCGAGAAGCTCCCGCTGAATATCGTGTATGAAGACGATCACCTCATGGTGCTGGACAAGCCCGCCGGTATGGTCGTCCATCCCGGTTGCGGGAATTATTCGGGCACCCTGGTCAACGGTGTCGCCTATTACCTCCGCGAGCAGCAACCCGACCTGACCGAAATGCAGCTTTCCCGCTTCGGCCTGGTCCACCGCATCGATAAAAACACCAGCGGGTTGCTCGTCCTTGCCAAAAACGAAAAAGCCAGCGCCCACCTGGCCCGCCAGTTTTTCGACCATACCGTTGACCGCCTTTACCTGGCGCTCGTCTGGGGTGACTTTGCCGAAGACGCCGGTACCATCCGCGCCCATGTTGGCCGCCACCAGCGCTTCCGTAAAATCATGGCCGCCTACCCCGATGGCGACTACGGCAAAGAAGCCGTGACCCATTTCCGCGTGCTCGAACGCTTTCACTATGTCAGCCTGGTCGAGTGCAAGCTCGAAACCGGCCGCACACACCAGATCCGCGTCCACATGCAACATACCGGCCATCCCCTCTTTAACGACGACACCTACGGGGGTGACCGTATCGTCAAAGGCACGGTCTACACCAAATACAAACAATTCGTCGACAACTGTTTCGCGCTCTGCCCCCGCCACGCCCTCCACGCCCGCACCCTCGGGTTTACCCATCCCTTTACAGGGGAGCGGCTCTTTTTCGAAAGTCCCCTGCCTTCCGACATGGGGTTTGTGATCGAGAAGTGGCGCTCGTATGCGGCGCACCGCGAGGCGTAA
- a CDS encoding thioredoxin family protein → MKRALTAVIAWTTLVAAAGAAPMKAATATRPASRAVATPAPAPPSADSVLAAAYREAAATHRKVFVIFHASWCGWCHRMDSIMKAPVCQPLFEKNYVVTHLVILETGSKAALVNPGAMELYTKYAGAQGQGIPFFLIINPDGTVLQDSRIKPEGAAPGSWGNNTGCPDSDEELTYFVRLLHETSTLSDTELKTIRAQFARKS, encoded by the coding sequence ATGAAGCGCGCGCTGACAGCCGTCATTGCATGGACGACCCTGGTCGCGGCCGCCGGCGCCGCGCCGATGAAGGCCGCCACGGCGACACGGCCCGCCAGCCGCGCTGTCGCGACGCCTGCGCCAGCCCCGCCTTCGGCGGACAGCGTCCTTGCCGCCGCCTACCGCGAGGCCGCCGCCACGCACCGCAAGGTCTTCGTGATCTTTCACGCGTCCTGGTGTGGCTGGTGCCATCGCATGGACAGCATCATGAAGGCGCCCGTATGTCAGCCACTGTTCGAAAAAAACTATGTGGTCACCCACCTGGTGATCCTGGAGACAGGGTCAAAGGCGGCGCTTGTCAACCCGGGCGCCATGGAGCTGTATACCAAGTACGCAGGGGCCCAAGGACAAGGCATTCCCTTTTTCCTCATCATTAATCCCGACGGGACCGTCCTCCAGGATTCACGGATAAAACCGGAAGGGGCGGCCCCTGGCAGCTGGGGGAACAATACCGGCTGCCCCGACAGCGACGAGGAACTGACGTATTTCGTCCGCCTGCTCCACGAAACATCCACCCTCTCCGATACCGAGCTCAAGACGATCCGCGCCCAGTTCGCGCGGAAGTCTTAA
- a CDS encoding metal-dependent hydrolase family protein, translated as MIRSPFSGKILITLLCWAACTSQARAQDTTARLLHAAFLFDGTDIHADGWVLVRGKRIVEATHGRRPAGTETTPVWEFPGCTLLPGLIEGHSHLFLHPYNEVSWDDQVTKESRAERTARAVTHAEATLMAGFTTVRDLGTEGCMYDDVGLKRAIQKGVIPGPRMLVATRAIVATGSYGVKSESSDVDLPKGAAEADGVEGITHEVREQVSHGADVIKLYADYRWGPGGQNLPTFTEDELKAAVSAAVFSGRMVAVHSSTKIGMILSIDAGVSTIEHGQGGDDTVFRLMRIKGVALCPTLSAVEAIAGYQGWRKGIDPEPQRVTQARRAFRQALADGVTILMGGDVGVFPHGDNAREMETMVEYGMSPLAVLQSATSVNARVFGIGDSLGNIKPGYLADIIVVSGDPSKDIHAVRQIRLVMKDGVVYRKEINTP; from the coding sequence ATGATCCGATCACCATTCAGTGGTAAAATTCTTATAACGCTTTTGTGTTGGGCGGCGTGCACAAGCCAGGCCCGGGCGCAGGATACCACCGCCCGCCTGTTGCACGCCGCCTTTCTTTTTGACGGAACCGATATCCATGCCGACGGCTGGGTCCTGGTCCGCGGAAAACGCATCGTCGAGGCGACCCATGGCCGCCGGCCGGCGGGGACGGAAACCACACCCGTCTGGGAGTTCCCTGGATGCACCCTGTTGCCGGGACTGATCGAAGGCCACTCCCATCTATTCCTTCATCCTTATAACGAGGTCTCCTGGGACGACCAGGTGACCAAGGAGTCCAGGGCGGAACGCACCGCGCGCGCGGTTACCCATGCCGAAGCCACGCTCATGGCGGGGTTTACCACCGTCCGTGACCTCGGGACCGAAGGTTGTATGTACGACGACGTAGGGCTCAAACGGGCCATCCAAAAAGGGGTGATCCCCGGCCCCCGCATGCTCGTCGCGACCAGGGCCATCGTCGCCACGGGTAGCTATGGTGTTAAAAGCGAGTCTTCCGACGTGGATCTGCCCAAGGGAGCCGCCGAGGCGGATGGGGTGGAGGGGATCACGCACGAGGTCCGGGAGCAGGTCAGCCACGGGGCGGATGTCATCAAACTGTATGCAGACTACCGTTGGGGACCGGGAGGCCAAAATCTACCCACCTTTACGGAGGACGAACTCAAGGCGGCGGTATCTGCCGCCGTTTTCAGCGGGCGCATGGTCGCCGTCCACTCGTCGACGAAAATTGGAATGATCCTGTCCATCGATGCCGGCGTAAGCACCATCGAGCACGGACAAGGAGGAGACGATACCGTATTCCGCCTCATGCGCATCAAAGGGGTCGCGCTTTGTCCCACACTCTCCGCGGTGGAAGCCATCGCCGGCTACCAGGGCTGGCGCAAGGGGATCGACCCCGAACCCCAACGCGTCACCCAGGCCCGCCGTGCCTTCCGGCAGGCTCTCGCCGACGGAGTGACCATCCTTATGGGGGGTGACGTGGGCGTTTTCCCGCATGGCGACAACGCCCGGGAGATGGAAACGATGGTGGAGTACGGTATGTCACCCCTGGCTGTTCTCCAGTCGGCGACGTCCGTTAACGCCCGTGTCTTCGGGATCGGGGATTCTTTGGGGAACATCAAACCGGGCTATCTCGCGGACATCATCGTCGTCAGCGGCGATCCGTCCAAAGACATACATGCGGTAAGACAAATACGGCTGGTCATGAAAGACGGCGTGGTGTATCGCAAAGAGATCAATACCCCTTGA
- the lipB gene encoding lipoyl(octanoyl) transferase LipB: MQTVFFEDCGRIGYQEAWDYQERLLQENVQARMNGLPTVHRLLFCEHPPVYTLGKSGHIENVLIDDAELLRRGIGFFKTNRGGDITFHGPGQLVAYPILDLEYFGTDIGKYLRNLEEVIIRTLADYGLKGERSPGETGVWLDPTLPGRERKICAMGVRCSRWITMHGLALNVNTNLDFFNYIVPCGIQQKQVTSLNKELGGPVDESQVKTRVKHHFEQVFGATLKPSVILT, encoded by the coding sequence ATGCAAACCGTCTTCTTCGAGGACTGCGGCCGCATCGGCTACCAGGAAGCCTGGGACTACCAGGAGCGCTTGTTACAGGAGAACGTACAGGCCCGGATGAACGGCCTGCCGACCGTCCACCGTCTTTTATTTTGCGAACACCCACCGGTGTATACCCTGGGCAAAAGCGGGCACATCGAAAACGTCCTGATCGACGATGCCGAGTTGTTGCGCCGTGGTATCGGGTTCTTCAAGACCAACAGGGGAGGGGACATCACCTTTCACGGTCCGGGTCAGTTGGTGGCCTATCCCATCCTTGACCTGGAGTATTTTGGTACCGACATCGGCAAGTACCTCCGGAACCTCGAAGAGGTCATCATCCGGACCCTCGCCGACTACGGGTTAAAGGGGGAGCGAAGCCCCGGTGAAACCGGCGTGTGGCTCGATCCCACGCTGCCCGGCCGCGAACGCAAGATCTGCGCCATGGGCGTCCGTTGCAGCCGCTGGATCACGATGCACGGGTTGGCCCTCAACGTCAATACCAACCTGGATTTCTTCAATTATATCGTGCCTTGCGGCATACAACAGAAACAGGTGACTTCGCTGAACAAGGAATTGGGCGGCCCGGTGGACGAGTCTCAGGTAAAAACGAGGGTAAAACATCACTTCGAGCAGGTGTTTGGCGCCACCCTGAAACCGTCAGTTATCCTTACTTAA
- a CDS encoding dicarboxylate/amino acid:cation symporter has product MTRFWSHYGSMLSLLGGILAGCILGLVFGKRILFLEAAGNIFLNLLFTVVVPLVFFAIASAIAGVESSAHIGKVARMTVVVLVGTVIVSALVTVVALWCWPLHPVSVTTTSAVHVTGGPGAAPAAQAAPADTRSAGDVLTQLFTVQEFFSLFSRKSMLALIILAVGTGFATQRAREKGKPFRAFLTSGNEVMQQLLALVMYTAPFGLGAYFACQVANWGGGVLGAYGQAIALLSGVSIFYYIFFFSLYALLAGGKWALKTYWRNNIIPSATALGTSSSIAAIPANLEAAGKMRIPPLIANLVIPIGGPLHKEGSAICEVVKMYLLFALFHPAISPLYGFLLAIGLAWLVSIVEGGIPNGGYIGEVLTLSVLTLPPEALPPIILLGTVTDPISTVVNATGDTASAMLIARLTRGRRWMDDTPNSENGQNVV; this is encoded by the coding sequence ATGACACGTTTCTGGTCTCACTACGGTAGCATGCTTTCTCTCTTGGGAGGTATCCTTGCCGGTTGTATCCTCGGTCTCGTTTTTGGCAAGCGCATCCTTTTCCTGGAGGCGGCCGGCAATATTTTTCTGAATCTGCTCTTTACCGTCGTCGTTCCGTTGGTCTTTTTCGCCATCGCTTCCGCCATCGCCGGGGTGGAGTCTTCCGCGCACATCGGCAAGGTGGCCAGGATGACGGTGGTTGTCCTGGTGGGCACGGTGATCGTGAGCGCCCTGGTCACGGTCGTGGCGCTGTGGTGCTGGCCGCTGCACCCGGTGTCGGTCACAACAACCTCGGCGGTCCACGTGACCGGCGGACCCGGCGCGGCCCCCGCGGCCCAAGCGGCCCCCGCGGACACGCGCTCCGCCGGAGACGTCCTCACCCAGCTGTTCACCGTCCAGGAATTCTTCTCCCTTTTTAGCCGCAAGAGCATGCTGGCGCTAATCATTTTGGCGGTAGGGACGGGATTCGCCACTCAAAGAGCCCGGGAGAAGGGGAAGCCCTTCAGGGCCTTTCTGACCTCCGGTAACGAGGTCATGCAACAACTGCTGGCCCTGGTGATGTACACCGCTCCTTTTGGTTTGGGCGCATATTTCGCCTGCCAGGTGGCCAACTGGGGTGGGGGCGTCCTGGGGGCTTATGGCCAGGCCATCGCATTGCTGAGCGGGGTGAGTATTTTTTACTATATATTTTTCTTTAGCCTCTACGCCCTCCTGGCAGGGGGGAAATGGGCGCTAAAGACCTATTGGCGGAACAACATCATACCCTCGGCCACCGCCCTGGGCACGAGCAGCAGCATTGCGGCGATCCCGGCCAACCTTGAGGCGGCGGGGAAGATGCGGATACCGCCCCTGATCGCCAACCTGGTCATTCCCATTGGCGGTCCCCTCCATAAAGAGGGGTCTGCGATCTGCGAGGTGGTGAAGATGTACCTGCTTTTTGCGCTTTTCCACCCGGCTATTTCCCCGTTGTATGGCTTTTTGCTGGCCATCGGTCTGGCGTGGTTGGTGAGCATCGTGGAGGGCGGTATTCCCAACGGGGGGTATATTGGCGAGGTCCTGACCCTCTCGGTGCTGACCTTGCCTCCGGAGGCGCTGCCGCCGATCATCCTGCTGGGGACGGTCACCGACCCCATCTCGACGGTGGTCAATGCAACCGGGGATACGGCTTCGGCCATGCTGATCGCCCGGCTGACCCGGGGGAGGCGATGGATGGACGACACGCCCAACAGCGAAAACGGACAAAATGTTGTGTAA
- a CDS encoding T9SS type A sorting domain-containing protein, protein MTKIIQPSIFAAAVMALLVSAGAASAQSLPGPAWYVVASGGGSDSIPYKGWGLECRYTAVEVSYTVGEPCIAFDHLEKFDVTEGFQQPDGYGVKPYDPFDAIESLTFYPNPCHQFGFVQFYLNESFTQLHMKVFEMNGKCVYEDDFKSGDGKVTYQLPTSHLSPGVYIVQIVGFTSKRYIGKLVVIP, encoded by the coding sequence ATGACCAAGATCATCCAACCATCGATCTTCGCGGCCGCTGTAATGGCGCTCTTGGTCAGCGCGGGCGCCGCTTCAGCCCAGTCGCTGCCGGGTCCGGCCTGGTACGTGGTCGCTTCCGGTGGTGGCTCCGACTCCATTCCCTACAAGGGCTGGGGATTGGAATGCCGGTACACGGCGGTAGAGGTCTCCTACACCGTAGGGGAACCCTGTATCGCCTTCGACCACCTGGAAAAATTTGACGTCACTGAAGGCTTCCAGCAACCCGACGGTTACGGGGTCAAACCTTACGACCCGTTTGACGCGATCGAGTCGCTGACCTTCTACCCGAACCCTTGCCACCAATTTGGCTTTGTTCAATTCTACCTCAACGAGAGCTTTACCCAGCTCCACATGAAGGTATTCGAAATGAACGGCAAGTGCGTCTACGAGGACGACTTCAAGTCGGGTGACGGCAAGGTAACCTATCAACTGCCGACCTCACACCTGTCCCCAGGGGTGTACATCGTGCAGATCGTTGGGTTCACCTCCAAACGGTACATAGGCAAGCTCGTCGTCATACCCTAA
- a CDS encoding 1-aminocyclopropane-1-carboxylate deaminase/D-cysteine desulfhydrase, whose translation MYTGDFLRNLLQKPIPLAPLDLGGEVSGAVARLDLLHPVVSGNKLFKLWYYLDRYHREGYESVVTFGGAYSNHLVATAFACSEMGIPCMGVVRGEEPRRWGQTLEDCRALGMQLAFVSREEYRALARTEAGAAARGALVIPEGGAGALGIRGAGLILKAIAEQHTFSHILMAVGTGTTLQGIDRALLPGQRAVGVPVIAVPPEEQAAFAERLGGVGLVHGYSLGGYGKHTPGLLDFMRSFYEQQGVPTDFVYTGKAAFALMDLAHNGYFPRGSRVLFLHTGGLQGNRSLSPGVLGF comes from the coding sequence GTGTACACCGGCGACTTCCTGCGCAATTTGCTACAAAAACCGATACCGCTTGCCCCCCTGGACCTAGGGGGGGAGGTGAGCGGGGCCGTTGCCCGGCTCGATCTCTTACACCCGGTGGTGTCGGGGAATAAGCTTTTTAAATTGTGGTATTACCTGGACCGGTACCACCGTGAAGGATATGAAAGTGTCGTCACGTTTGGAGGCGCGTATTCCAACCACCTCGTGGCCACGGCCTTTGCCTGCAGTGAGATGGGCATACCGTGCATGGGGGTGGTGCGGGGGGAGGAGCCCCGGCGTTGGGGACAAACCTTGGAAGACTGCCGGGCGCTGGGGATGCAGTTGGCGTTTGTGTCCAGGGAGGAGTACCGGGCGTTGGCGCGCACGGAGGCGGGGGCTGCGGCCCGCGGGGCGCTGGTCATCCCGGAAGGCGGTGCGGGAGCGCTTGGGATAAGGGGCGCCGGGTTGATCCTAAAAGCGATTGCGGAGCAACATACTTTTTCTCACATCCTCATGGCCGTCGGTACCGGGACGACCTTGCAGGGCATAGACCGCGCCCTTCTGCCCGGGCAAAGGGCGGTGGGCGTCCCTGTGATCGCCGTGCCACCGGAAGAACAGGCAGCTTTTGCGGAGCGCCTGGGCGGTGTCGGACTGGTGCACGGCTATTCGTTGGGGGGATATGGAAAACATACCCCCGGATTGCTCGATTTTATGCGGTCCTTTTATGAACAACAAGGGGTGCCTACGGATTTTGTGTATACGGGGAAGGCGGCTTTTGCGCTGATGGACCTGGCGCACAACGGGTATTTTCCACGGGGGAGCCGGGTCCTTTTTTTGCATACGGGGGGTCTTCAGGGAAACCGGTCCTTATCCCCCGGGGTGCTCGGATTTTGA
- a CDS encoding glycoside hydrolase family 31 protein has product MRKPCLLLMAALWAGTSVYAQSTRLSEQAGNVVQTHAIPGGYAFQLDNGYATITAYSPTIIRVRVTKETPKTDFSYAIDDLTPHRSWIKAENDALTTDSLTIKITKTPFRVSFQDKKGNFLSGDDPALGISWEGPQVTSYRQMAPGEKFIGWGEKTGPLDRRGQSFVNWNTDAYGYAEDKDPIYGSIPFFIGVHDKVCYGIFFDNTRKVFANFGGGVDDDRYYFGAPDGDMNYYFFGASTVPGIIADYTSLTGRTPMPPLWSLGYQQCRWGYMTEQELLQTAKTFRIKQIPADVIYLDIQYMDHYKVFTWNQERFPHPKEMIDSLKNMGFDVVTIIDPGVKIETGYKAYEEGTAKGFFARYPGGKPYIGTVWPGRCNFPDFTRAEVRAWWGDNFKASHTDNGIRGFWNDMNEPAVLGGKEIPTVVEFGTGNNRTTLAAVKNVFGMQMARATFEGTKKDMGGNERPFNLTRASYAGIQKYSAVWTGDNRPEDEHMLLGYRLLNSMGLSGVPFVGMDIAGFSGDASPDLFVRWMSLGVYAPLYRNHTAINNRYHEPWEYGEATTEIMRHVIGQRYALLPYLYSAFYQAHKTGMPVNRMLPIHYTYDSAVYTDKYGTEFEFGDNLLVCPVDSKTMIADVYLPGKGTTWYRFSTDEAYPGGDSQFVGSPLTDLPVFVRAGAIIPEQAVIQDTKEAGDGILYLHVWQGATGSSFDYYEDDGHTYDYEQGKSYRRQIRYDPGARRIVLGKADAGYPTRFSKVRVVLHGATGWDNVQINGKTTRISQDQKLYFVEFNNSNDPITIQW; this is encoded by the coding sequence ATGAGAAAACCATGCTTGCTATTGATGGCCGCGCTGTGGGCGGGTACGAGTGTCTATGCACAATCCACCCGTCTGAGTGAACAGGCCGGAAATGTCGTCCAAACCCACGCCATTCCGGGAGGGTACGCCTTTCAACTGGACAACGGCTACGCGACGATCACCGCTTATTCTCCGACCATTATAAGGGTCCGGGTAACCAAGGAAACACCCAAAACTGATTTTTCCTACGCTATCGACGACCTTACCCCCCACAGGTCATGGATAAAGGCGGAGAACGATGCGCTCACCACCGATTCGCTCACGATAAAAATTACCAAAACCCCCTTCCGGGTTTCTTTCCAGGATAAAAAAGGAAATTTCCTAAGCGGAGACGACCCCGCCCTGGGGATCAGTTGGGAAGGACCCCAGGTGACCAGCTATCGCCAGATGGCACCCGGAGAGAAGTTTATCGGTTGGGGGGAGAAGACGGGGCCCCTGGACCGGAGGGGACAAAGTTTTGTCAACTGGAATACGGACGCCTATGGGTATGCGGAGGACAAGGATCCGATCTATGGGTCTATCCCGTTTTTTATCGGGGTGCACGACAAGGTCTGCTATGGCATCTTCTTCGACAATACCCGTAAGGTATTTGCCAACTTCGGCGGCGGCGTGGACGACGACCGTTACTACTTCGGCGCGCCGGATGGGGACATGAACTATTACTTTTTCGGAGCGTCCACCGTCCCCGGGATCATCGCCGACTATACGTCCCTGACGGGCCGGACGCCCATGCCCCCGCTGTGGAGCCTGGGGTACCAGCAGTGCCGCTGGGGGTATATGACGGAACAGGAGCTCCTGCAAACGGCAAAGACCTTTCGCATCAAACAGATCCCGGCGGATGTGATTTACCTGGACATCCAATACATGGATCATTATAAGGTGTTTACGTGGAACCAGGAACGTTTTCCCCATCCGAAAGAGATGATCGATTCCCTCAAAAACATGGGATTTGATGTAGTGACCATCATCGACCCGGGGGTAAAGATAGAAACCGGTTATAAGGCGTATGAAGAGGGTACGGCCAAGGGTTTTTTTGCCCGCTATCCCGGGGGCAAACCCTATATCGGGACCGTCTGGCCGGGGCGTTGCAACTTCCCGGACTTTACGAGGGCGGAGGTACGGGCCTGGTGGGGGGACAACTTCAAGGCGTCTCATACCGACAACGGTATCCGTGGATTCTGGAACGATATGAACGAACCCGCTGTATTAGGCGGTAAAGAAATCCCGACCGTGGTGGAGTTTGGAACCGGCAACAACCGGACTACATTAGCTGCCGTGAAAAACGTATTCGGGATGCAAATGGCCCGCGCGACGTTTGAAGGGACCAAAAAGGACATGGGCGGGAACGAACGGCCCTTCAACCTCACCCGGGCGTCTTACGCAGGGATTCAAAAATATTCCGCCGTCTGGACCGGGGACAACCGACCGGAAGACGAGCACATGTTGTTGGGGTACCGTCTTTTGAACAGCATGGGATTGAGTGGCGTACCTTTTGTCGGGATGGACATCGCCGGATTTTCGGGGGACGCCAGCCCGGACCTTTTTGTACGCTGGATGTCTTTGGGCGTCTATGCACCCTTGTACAGGAACCATACGGCCATCAACAACCGCTACCATGAGCCCTGGGAATACGGGGAGGCCACCACGGAGATCATGCGTCACGTCATCGGCCAGCGCTACGCCCTCCTTCCATATCTCTACAGCGCCTTTTACCAGGCCCATAAAACGGGTATGCCGGTGAACCGCATGCTGCCGATCCATTATACGTACGACAGTGCGGTGTATACAGACAAATACGGGACGGAATTCGAGTTTGGGGATAACCTCCTGGTTTGCCCCGTGGATTCAAAAACCATGATTGCCGATGTCTACCTCCCCGGGAAAGGCACCACCTGGTACCGGTTTAGTACGGACGAGGCTTATCCGGGCGGGGATAGCCAGTTTGTCGGCAGCCCCCTGACGGACCTTCCCGTTTTCGTACGCGCGGGCGCCATCATCCCTGAACAGGCGGTGATCCAGGATACCAAGGAAGCCGGGGACGGCATCCTTTACCTCCACGTATGGCAGGGGGCAACCGGCAGCAGTTTTGACTACTACGAGGACGATGGACATACTTATGACTATGAGCAGGGTAAAAGCTATCGGCGCCAAATCCGTTATGATCCCGGTGCCAGACGGATTGTACTGGGAAAAGCTGACGCCGGCTATCCTACCCGGTTTTCAAAAGTGCGGGTCGTCCTCCACGGCGCCACTGGCTGGGATAACGTCCAAATAAACGGGAAAACTACGCGGATTTCACAGGATCAAAAGCTGTATTTTGTTGAATTCAACAACAGCAATGATCCGATCACCATTCAGTGGTAA
- a CDS encoding nucleotidyltransferase family protein has protein sequence MQKPTLLILAAGMASRYGGSLKQIQKFGPSGETIMDYSLFDAIRAGFGKVVFIIRKEFAEEFKAIFEPKLKGKVEVEYVYQELNDLPKGFTVPEGRTKPWGTAHAMLCAGQKINEPFIVINADDFYGKDAFEKACGFLDKRVAPDRYAIVGYELRKTLSDHGTVSRGVCTVDANNHLTGITERTKIYPENGKIVYEDETGKHEVPVDSKVSMNFWCFHPNIFEITKQQFTEFLRGHGQELKSEFFIPLVADEFIRSGEGAVDLVPTSSQWFGVTYQEDAPFVTNSIQSLVASGEYPSNLWA, from the coding sequence ATGCAGAAACCCACCTTATTGATCCTGGCCGCCGGTATGGCCTCCAGGTACGGCGGAAGCCTCAAACAGATACAGAAATTCGGCCCTTCGGGGGAGACCATCATGGATTATTCCCTGTTTGACGCCATCCGTGCCGGATTTGGAAAGGTCGTCTTTATCATCCGCAAGGAATTTGCCGAGGAGTTCAAGGCCATCTTCGAACCGAAGTTGAAGGGTAAGGTGGAAGTGGAATACGTTTACCAGGAACTCAACGACTTGCCCAAAGGATTTACCGTACCGGAAGGCCGGACAAAACCCTGGGGAACGGCCCATGCCATGTTGTGTGCCGGGCAAAAGATCAACGAGCCCTTTATCGTCATCAACGCCGATGACTTCTATGGCAAAGACGCCTTCGAAAAGGCGTGCGGCTTCCTCGATAAACGCGTAGCCCCCGACCGTTATGCGATCGTAGGCTACGAACTGCGCAAAACCCTTTCCGACCACGGTACGGTCAGCCGGGGCGTCTGCACCGTCGATGCCAACAACCATCTTACCGGCATCACCGAACGCACGAAGATCTATCCAGAGAACGGGAAGATCGTATACGAAGATGAAACCGGGAAACACGAGGTGCCGGTCGATTCCAAGGTGTCCATGAACTTCTGGTGCTTTCACCCCAACATATTTGAGATCACCAAGCAACAATTCACCGAGTTCCTCAGGGGCCATGGCCAGGAGTTGAAAAGCGAGTTCTTCATCCCGCTGGTGGCCGATGAATTCATCCGCAGCGGCGAAGGCGCGGTCGACCTGGTACCCACATCCAGCCAGTGGTTCGGCGTCACGTACCAGGAGGACGCTCCTTTTGTCACCAACAGCATTCAGTCCCTCGTTGCGAGCGGCGAGTACCCGTCCAACCTTTGGGCATGA